The window TGCTAATTAACACTGTTGTAAAATACTAATTATAGTTTTCTTCTGTGGAATAAGAAAAACCTTTTGAGTAAGTCTCTTGTATGTGAGCATAGTCTTCTTTTTATGCAGGAATGATGAAGCTCGACAGCCTCTTTCCAGGAAGGTTTCTATTCCATCATCTAGGATAAATCCATATCGTATGGTCATTATGCTGCGGCTGGTTATCCTTTGCATTTTCTTGCATTATCGGATAACGAATCCAGTGCCCAATGCCTATCCATTGTGGTTGGTATCAGTTATATGTGAGATTTGGTTTGCCATATCTTGGATATTGGATCAATTCCCCAAGTGGCTTCCTGTAAACCGTGAAACATATCTCGACAGGCTTGCACTAAGGTAGGGCCTTTCTGAACTTCACCATTTTTCTGCACCAGGAAATCATGACATATGgcatgtatttttctttttcaatctgatattcttttgaaatcaaaatcaTGTGAGTTTCAGGTATGATCAAGAAGGAGAACCATCGCAACTAGCTGCTGTTGACATTTTCGTCAGTACTGTTGACCCATTAAAGGAGCCCCCACTTGTGACTGCCAATACCGTACTATCTATTCTTGCAGTTGACTATCCAGTGGATAAGGTCTCCTGCTATGTGTCAGATGATGGTGCTGCTATGTTGACATTTGAAGCACTTGCTGAGACATCAGAATTTGCAAGGAAATGGGTTCCTTTTAGCAAGAAGTATAGCATTGAACCCCGTGCACCTGAGTGGTattttgctcaaaagattgactACTTGAAAGATAAGGTTCATCCATCATTTGTCAAGGATCGTAGAGCAATGAAGGTAATATAGATTGAGTTACAAATGGATTATTCTGCTGGCTAGGCATGCATTTCCGCTAATTGCATGAGTTTTGGATTTCATAAGAGcatcttttaatattatttcccATTTATGTTTCAGAGAGAATATGAGGAGTTTAAAGTTCGTGTTAATGGACTTGTTGCAAAGGCACAGAAAGTTCCTGAAGAAGGATGGGTGATGCAAGATGGTACCCCGTGGCCTGGAAATAACATCAGAGACCATCCAGGAATGATTCAGGTTGGTTGAATTCTTTACAAACTGTAGGTCATTTATTAGCTTTGGAATCATTTCTCAAATTGTCTTACTTTATAGACTATAGAGTACGTCTTACAATGTTAAGACTTGAGAGTACTGAAATCATGAGTGTAACCAATTGTTTCTACATTTTACCCTTGCGgaatatatttatgtaaatttCTTTCTGTTGCTAATTACACAAGCAAGTCATTAACTaagattacattttttatatctgCAGGTTTTCTTGGGCCAAAGTGGAGGACTTGACACTGAGGGTAATGAACTTCCACGTTTAGTCTATGTTTCTCGTGAAAAGCGTCCAGGGTTCCAACATCATAAGAAAGCTGGTGCCATGAATGCACTTGTGAGTAtcattaacaatataaaatgtgAAAGCTACTTATGTCCACACATGTTCCCAAATATAACCCTCTTACTGGTTGTGATTTATATAACTTGCAGGTTCGAGTATCTGCAGTCCTTACCAATGGACCTTTCTTATTGAATCTTGATTGTGATCACTACATAAACAACAGCAAGGCCTTGAGGGAAGCTATGTGCTTTATGATGGATCCAAACCTTGGTAAACATGTTTGCTATGTCCAGTTTCCACAGAGGTTTGATGGTATTGATAGGAATGATCGATATGCCAATCGTAATACAGTTTTCTTTGATGTAAGTTtcttatgccatgttcatctgaTTTCTGTTactgttttttgtttcttgtggCCTTTATGAGATTTAACCTGTTTGATACTTTTTTGTCTTGTGGAACAGATAAACTTGAGAGGTTTGGATGGCATTCAAGGTCCTGTTTATGTGGGTACTGGATGTGTCTTCAATAGGACAGCTTTATATGGTTATGAACCTCCTCTTAAACCCAAGCACAAAAAGCCTGGGTTGTTATCATCACTCTGTGGTGGAAATCGGAAGAAGAGTTCAAAATCTAGCAAGAAAGGAACAGACAAGAAAAAATCTAACAAGCATGTTGACCCAACTGTGCCTATTTTTAATCTAGAGGATATAGAAGAAGGAGTAGAAGGCACgtctattgttattttttttttaaagttggcTTCTGCCTTCTGTTTTCATTGCATTGCTTGGTCAaccattcaaattatttttcatcaaatGTGCAATTTTCGTGCTTTTAAAACAACTCTTTGGGGGTATTTGCTTAGCAATTAATTTAGTTGCTTCCAATTAATTAGACCTTTACTTCTCATACATATGTTTTTAGGTACTGGATTTGATGATGAAAAATCACTACTTATGTCACAAATGAGTCTTGAGAAAAGGTTTGGTCAGTCTGCTGTCTTTGTTGCCTCTACGCTTATGGAGAATGGTGGTGTTCCTCAGTCTGCTACTCCAGAAACTCTTCTTAAGGAGGCTATTCATGTTATCAGCTGTGGTTATGAGGATAAAACTGATTGGGGAAGTGAGGTGCGGTGTCATCTTATGCTTAATGTcccttgattttgatttttgttcccAAGTTGCATTCTAATCCTATCAATTGAGCATATTATTGCCATCAAATTAATCCAATACAGAATACAGATCCAACAAATTGAACTATAAAGTaggcaaaaatttctgttattgcTTGTTTTACATGAAGGCACCAAATGGACCCTTTTATGATTTGAGTTAGTTGtttaacaatataattatcttgAAAAGATAATTCACTGTTTGTCCTGTTTCACAGATAGGATGGATTTATGGTTCTGTCACAGAAGATATTCTTACCGGATTTAAGATGCATGCCCGCGGTTGGCGGTCTATATACTGCATGCCTAAGCGCCCAGCGTTTAAAGGTTCTGCTCCCATCAATCTTTCAGATCGTCTAAACCAAGTGCTTCGATGGGCTTTAGGTTCCGTGGAAATTCTCTTTAGCCGGCACTGTCCCATCTGGTATGGTTATGGTGGAAGGTTGAAGTGGCTTGAAAGGTTTGCATATGTGAACACCACAATCTATCCAGTCACTGCCATTCCCCTACTCATTTATTGTATCTTGCCTGCTGTCTGTTTGCTGACTAACAAGTTCATTATTCCTCAGGTTTGTTATTTCTTCATAGACATCGTAAAGCATGAATCagttttcatttataataaatgatagGTAGTGTCATTGGATGAATAAATCATGAATTTGTACATCAAAATGATGTttcaatattaaaagtgatttttttcctTGGAAGAATACATCACAATTTAGGATGATTAATCAATGCCAACTACAATTTAGGATATGCCAGTTGACATACTTCCAAGTTAGGATGATTAACTAAGCAAATGATTAAGCACATTAACGCATGGTTTAACACTTTACTCAGTTAATCATTCTTTTGGTTATTTCatccaaaattatatttctctTGTGGTCCTCCTTGAAACTACTTTCATAACTGTTAGAAAAATAGGagctttttagaaaataaagagaattTTTTAGTGTTGCACCTCTTTCCTTCTATACTTTGTATAGCTAGGTTCATTGCATCTTAGGAAGTATTGATAACTAAATTGCTCTCTTGTAAATTGTAGTTGGAGATTGATTATCTTTGTAATACTttgtgaatataaatataatagatcATTCAGTGGAGTGGTGAAATACACTCAAACACATCCCAGAAAACCTTGTTTCTCAATTTGTCATGATAACCAAGCATGTGGTTTGTCTTGTGGCGACACAATATTCCAACTTACTTTTACTACGCTTGCAGATCAGTAACCTTGCAAGCATATGGTTCATCTCCCTCTTCCTTTCCATCTTTGCTACTGGAATCCTGGAGATGAGGTGGAGTGGCGTTGGAATCGACGAGTGGTGGAGGAACGAACAGTTTTGGGTCATTGGTGGTGTCTCGGCGCATCTCTTTGCTGTCTTCCAAGGCCTGCTCAAAGTGCTTGCTGGAATTGACACCAACTTTACTGTCACCTCCAAGGCCTCGGACGAAGATGGAGACTTTGCCGAGCTCTACATGTTCAAATGGACCACCCTTCTCATCCCCCCCACAACCCTTCTCATAATAAACATGATTGGGGTGGTTGCCGGCATCTCCTATGCCATCAATAGTGGCTACCAATCTTGGGGACCCCTCTTTGGTAAGCTTTTCTTTGCATTTTGGGTGATCATCCATCTATACCCTTTCCTCAAAGGTCTCATGGGGCGCCAAAACAGAACACCGACCATTGTGGTGGTGTGGTCCATTCTTCTTGCATCCATTTTCTCACTCTTGTGGGTTAGAATTGATCCATTCACCACAAGGGTCACTGGTCCTGATGTTGAGGAGTGTGGCATTAACTGCTAGAAGACCAAAAGACAGGTTTAATGTATTGTGTTTTGGGTTGTAATTATAGTTATTGTTTTGTAGCTGTTATATTTTGGTCATGTGTCTTTTAAGTTATATGTGCAGTTTATAGAAGATGCATAAGAAAGCAAAGTAGAACTAAACTTTGTGGCattgttttatttgtaataCTAATACTAACGTGCCTCCAGTTTTGTGGTGTAGCTATGTATTATAAGCTAATTCGGAGGCTCACATTTTGTATGTATACATCTCAGTGAGTGTTTCATGTGATCAGAAAACCGAGGActtttgcatttatttttacACCTTATTGGtctactattaaattctgaaaaCACCGAGCTTATGAATCAATCAATTGGAATAAGGTTGGTTTTGCAATTTAGTGTATTAgttttgagtttgaattttgaGAATGTTGTCACATTAAATACTTGATTCGAGATTTTTGTTGCTTGTAGAGAATTTATTTATCTCGAGTATGATTGCTTCATGTAGAATATACTTGTGtcgtagtaaaaaaaaatatattaattaaaaaagaaggcATTCCTTAAATAGCATGATGAACTTTTCCAAGATTGACTGCAGTGGGAAAAATGAGCAAAAATGAACTGGATAtcaagaaattttattattttttggttgtttGATACGAATTGCTTTTAATATAACATTCAAATTGACAATGACTAGAAGTACTGAGGTAAAGTAGGAATGAAATATGCTTGtatattagtttattattattatttttattgcaagtaatgtattttttttaaaatgctttaTATTTTGACGAAAATATTAGTTGTCCTCatttaaaagacaaaagacacatTAGAAAAAACATACTTTCTAACATATATATAGCAGGAGCTTTCTAGCaccttttttggttttcaattttgattaatgCATGTGAAGTTCAGCATGCATCTGCGTAATTGCCTTGAAGCCAATTCTATGTCTTTCTACAGTGATATCAATTTTGATGTGTTAGCATCCACTGAAGTTGTCAATTGGGAAGGTTACTAGGTTGTAACAGCCAAACGCAGACAAAAGTTATGTATGCATAATTTCAGAATGGAAAATCCAAAACTATACATGCTATGCATAGGGGCTTTGCTAGGTGTACCAGATTGTGCACCtagcattaaaacaaaattctaaaaatatcgttaagtgttttttatttttacgaaTTATATAATCTGCATGACTCATCCATAAgtgctttttaattatttttttgcaaaaatgtttttatttatttattaataaattaaattttaataataaatatttttttataaaaatatacagattaaataattcgtatcagttatatcaaaattaattgtcacaaattttttatttaaatttacacgcattaaatatacattaaaaaatttagtgttatatatagcaacattatttattttgttatataattgaCCTATTAACTTAGTTGGTTAGAAGATTGTGCTAATAACCTGAAAGTCATAGGTTTGTTTCCTACTtggaccattaattttaaattaatttgtaaaacatatttttgatttttttttttaaaaaaaaacacttatggATTAGCTAGTCCGTAAGTCCGTATGAGACTTACGGATTAATTGATCCGTATCCCTTTTACgaaaagacaaaatgagaaaATTGTGAAATTGCTGGTACTAGGTGTATGTAGCAATGCCCTATGCATAATTTGGGATTGTCGATCCCATAATTTCAGAATAGGTAATCCAGAAAAAAAACAATCCATaagtgtgaattttttttttctatttataaccaaattcaaaaaaaaaaaaccttggaaCTTACCTCTTCGACGCTGAGCAACGAACACCTTCTAACAGTGACCTATGGAGGCAACTATGGTGTTGAAGGCTTTCAGAGGAAAAGGGAGCAACTGTAGTGATGACCGAGGAAAAGGAAGCAACAGTGGTGGCAATTTTAGACGAAGGTTCCATGGAGGGTAGTTTTGGGATATTTGAAAATAAGGTGTGTGGGTAGCAAAAAATGAAGTGCAGTATTTGGGTTGGGACAATTGCTTCGTGCACCCATCATTTTTCTTGTGCACCTAGCAGATTTTGGACAATTCCAACATTACCCTTCCATAAAGTTCATACGAATTGCAAATTCATATGGTTTatacgatttttttaaaattttgtaaaaaatatgttttacgaattaatttaaaattaatggtcgCGACTTTCACGTTATTAGCATAACGCTCTAACCAATTGAGCTAATaggttaattatattataaaaagataaatattgcTATATATAGCACTAaattttctaatgtatatttaacgcacatgtaaatttacataataatttttgtgacaattaattttgatctaataattaatttgtttgcatatataaatttttatgaaacctataatttttatttaaaatttatatatgtaaaaaatatattattagatcaaaattaattataataaggtcaaaaaataaattagtagatttatgttaataatgtagtttttatatatataattttttattaaacctatgatctttatttacaatttgtatatgttaaaaaatacattattagattaaaattaatttttataaaatttattatgtaaacttgTGATTTTACTAAACGTATGATTTTTTTCCTAGTAATataacatgtttttatttttttttgaaaataaaaaagacttcATTTCAATCAGAAAGAGAAGTGGTTGATAAAGCCATTAAATCATGATTGATAGAGTAAAGTCTCTGAAGGCACTTCTTCAATCCGATACCTTTCACCAAAAGAGAAGGCTAGCTCACTTGAACAAATATATTTGAGGGCGAGCTGAATTGAATTTCGCAATTTGTCATCTTACTTTTTCTTCCATACAGATTGAGTAATTAGGAACAATCTTGCTAGaacttttgataaattttataaatattaattagataattaatagttttgtaaatattttgtcgAAATTGGTCGTAATAACTGAGGTAGTAtatcgtgtatatatatatataccatactCCCAAATAGGTTAGACTTGAGTTATAATATCACGTGCAAAAAGTCATAGCAGGCTTTGGATTTTTTGTCTCATCTGAACAGAACAGGTATGGACTAGTTGGATTCATTGTAGCCACTAGATCCCATGTGATACGTGATGacacaaaaatatgcatatgATAACATTATCTAATGAATATATAATCTCAACTAGTTAGGTACCTGCATGGGTCATATTCGTTTTTACGTtttaaaataactcttcaataataataataataacttatgtatataaatatttgcTTAAAAATAAATGGCTGTTTTAGCGGAACTAGCTAATACTTTCCTTTCTATTATCTCTTCATCTGTCTTATATTTTGGTGTCTTGTCTTGTCGACATTCATGCTTTTGGATTGATCAAATAATGCTATCCCTACATGTCCATGTTATGTTATATATGTCTTCTCCTATTGAGCCCAGTTGGTGCAATTCGGTGCAATTCTACCAGTTAACACTCGATTTTGACAACCTTGGCTTCGTTGGAATTGtaggattttgttttttatgtagTGAATTCAACTTTGAGATCACTTGGCTTGATAGGAGATCGATTGTTTTAGATCCCAAATCTTGATGTTTCTTTCCTCCCTTCCACTATAGCTGTTCAAAAACTTTACAGATAAAGCTTGTGATAATTTCTGTTTGTAAAATCACAGCAACAAGAAGATTTTACCATAAATGAAGTTGTGAACAATATATCCTACATCATGATATTTCTATGCAATCAAAGAGAATTATTAAGTGATTTAGGACCAATACATCATTTATGATTATTGGTTGGGACCATAAATGACATAATAATCCTGAaccacctaataattttttgtagtcaaggttgttgatatttttaaaatgaacatttattttatgttgtttaattatttattgagttTAATGTATATTGTAAAACTGTTTTACATGTTAATCTAATCACAAATTAgggtttaaattactttaaataattattttaaaaattaataaatttactatACATGTTAGATTGTGGTTGGATgactatataaaatttattaagctGTGAGTGTGTAACCCTTCTTCTCTTATTTATTATGCTCTTTTAAAATATGTCTTTCTTAAGTTTCCTTATatgaaaacctttttttttaaaaaaaaaaagattgcgTG of the Glycine max cultivar Williams 82 chromosome 13, Glycine_max_v4.0, whole genome shotgun sequence genome contains:
- the LOC100790276 gene encoding cellulose synthase A catalytic subunit 3 [UDP-forming], producing the protein MESEGEAGAKPVTALGAQVCQICSDGVGKTVDGEPFVACDVCAFPVCRPCYEYERKDGNQSCPQCKTRYKRHKGSPAILGDMEEDGAPAADGASDFNYDSENQNQNQNQKQKISERMLSWQLTYSRGEEVGAPNYDKDVSHNHIPLLTSGQEVSGELSAASPERLSMASPAVGGGKRVHNIPYSSDINQSPNIRAGDPGLGNVAWKERVDGWKMKQEKNVVPMSTGLAASERGAGDVDASTDVLVDDSLLNDEARQPLSRKVSIPSSRINPYRMVIMLRLVILCIFLHYRITNPVPNAYPLWLVSVICEIWFAISWILDQFPKWLPVNRETYLDRLALRYDQEGEPSQLAAVDIFVSTVDPLKEPPLVTANTVLSILAVDYPVDKVSCYVSDDGAAMLTFEALAETSEFARKWVPFSKKYSIEPRAPEWYFAQKIDYLKDKVHPSFVKDRRAMKREYEEFKVRVNGLVAKAQKVPEEGWVMQDGTPWPGNNIRDHPGMIQVFLGQSGGLDTEGNELPRLVYVSREKRPGFQHHKKAGAMNALVRVSAVLTNGPFLLNLDCDHYINNSKALREAMCFMMDPNLGKHVCYVQFPQRFDGIDRNDRYANRNTVFFDINLRGLDGIQGPVYVGTGCVFNRTALYGYEPPLKPKHKKPGLLSSLCGGNRKKSSKSSKKGTDKKKSNKHVDPTVPIFNLEDIEEGVEGTGFDDEKSLLMSQMSLEKRFGQSAVFVASTLMENGGVPQSATPETLLKEAIHVISCGYEDKTDWGSEIGWIYGSVTEDILTGFKMHARGWRSIYCMPKRPAFKGSAPINLSDRLNQVLRWALGSVEILFSRHCPIWYGYGGRLKWLERFAYVNTTIYPVTAIPLLIYCILPAVCLLTNKFIIPQISNLASIWFISLFLSIFATGILEMRWSGVGIDEWWRNEQFWVIGGVSAHLFAVFQGLLKVLAGIDTNFTVTSKASDEDGDFAELYMFKWTTLLIPPTTLLIINMIGVVAGISYAINSGYQSWGPLFGKLFFAFWVIIHLYPFLKGLMGRQNRTPTIVVVWSILLASIFSLLWVRIDPFTTRVTGPDVEECGINC